A portion of the Cryptomeria japonica chromosome 5, Sugi_1.0, whole genome shotgun sequence genome contains these proteins:
- the LOC131033683 gene encoding probable CoA ligase CCL5: MAKATLVGSGGLKIDPKSGYCNTNCTYYSKRKQVTFPQDEYLDLPTFISSQNHSGQIALIDFATGEKIPYRQVWQNVRSLAAGLLQMGVKKGDVILLVSANSVHFPIISIAIMSIGAIVTTTNPLNTAREIGKQAADSEAMLAFVTPELRSKLAHTNLPLVLISTEDYVLPSDVHQATNSKNVSIRSLTELMASDTTQMPNVKIHQDDTATLLYSSGTTGVSKGVLSTHRNLISLVCVVLTRFKKATFVCTVPMFHIYGFGAFVCGSLASGSTTVVLSKFELSDMLGAVEKYRANYLPLVPPILVALTKTDISSKYGLGSLDTVLCGGAPLDKEATQEFISKFPNIALLQGFAMTETMGMGASMDTVEESRHYGSVGMISPNIEAKIVDPESGIDLPPNQRGELWLRGPSIMKGYFSNPEATSSALDKNGWLHTGDICYIDTEGYVFVVDRLKELIKYKAYQIAPAELEAILLSHSEIADAAVIPFPDKEAGQVPMAYVVRKQGSTLSEATVIDFVAKQVAPYKKVRRVAFVNGIPKTAVGKILRKDLIKLSTSKL; this comes from the exons ATGGCTAAGGCAACGCTGGTTGGATCTGGAGGTCTCAAGATCGATCCCAAGAGCGGATACTGCAATACCAATTGCACCTACTACAGCAAACGAAAGCAAGTAACTTTTCCACAGGATGAATATCTGGACCTCCCAACATTCATTTCTTCACAGAATCACTCTGGCCAAATAGCTCTCATTGACTTTGCCACAGGGGAAAAAATCCCCTATCGCCAAGTATGGCAAAATGTGAGATCCTTAGCTGCAGGCTTATTACAGATGGGTGTCAAGAAAGGCGATGTAATTCTCCTCGTCTCCGCCAACTCAGTTCACTTCCCCATCATCTCCATTGCCATCATGTCCATCGGTGCAATTGTCACCACAACCAATCCCCTAAACACTGCAAGAGAAATTGGAAAGCAGGCGGCCGACTCAGAAGCCATGCTAGCTTTTGTGACACCAGAACTAAGGAGTAAATTAGCCCACACCAATCTTCCATTAGTTCTGATATCAACAGAAGATTATGTGTTGCCTTCAGATGTCCATCAGGCGACAAACTCCAAGAATGTGAGCATAAGGTCTTTAACAGAGCTTATGGCTTCAGACACCACCCAAATGCCCAATGTAAAAATCCATCAAGATGACACAGCCACTCTGCTTTACTCCTCTGGCACCACAGGCGTCAGCAAAGGTGTCCTTTCTACCCACAGAAATCTCATATCCCTGGTGTGCGTTGTGCTGACACGTTTCAAAAAGGCTACTTTTGTGTGCACTGTGCCCATGTTTCATATATACGGCTTTGGTGCCTTTGTTTGTGGGTCGCTTGCCTCAGGATCTACTACAGTTGTTCTGTCTAAGTTTGAGTTAAGTGATATGCTTGGGGCTGTTGAGAAGTATAGAGCAAACTATTTACCACTGGTGCCTCCAATTTTAGTAGCTCTGACAAAAACAGATATTTCCAGCAAGTATGGTTTGGGGTCTTTGGATACTGTCCTCTGTGGAGGAGCTCCCTTGGACAAAGAAGCTACTCAAGAATTCATTTCCAAGTTTCCCAACATTGCACTATTGCAG GGTTTTGCGATGACAGAAACAATGGGGATGGGAGCGTCTATGGACACCGTAGAGGAAAGCAGACACTATGGATCAGTTGGGATGATCAGCCCAAATATTGAGGCAAAGATTGTGGATCCTGAATCTGGCATTGATCTTCCTCCAAACCAAAGGGGAGAGTTGTGGCTTCGTGGCCCAAGTATCATGAAAG GCTACTTCAGCAATCCAGAAGCTACTTCTTCAGCTCTGGACAAAAATGGCTGGCTGCATACGGGAGATATCTGTTATATTGATACTGAAGGCTATGTATTTGTAGTAGACAGGCTGAAAGAGCTAATAAAATACAAAGCTTACCAG ATTGCTCCAGCTGAATTAGAAGCAATTCTACTTTCTCATTCTGAGATTGCTGATGCCGCGGTGATACC GTTTCCAGACAAAGAAGCAGGCCAGGTTCCAATGGCATATGTAGTTAGGAAACAGGGCAGCACACTCTCTGAAGCTACTGTAATTGACTTTGTTGCCAAACAG GTTGCGCCCTACAAGAAAGTTAGAAGGGTGGCTTTTGTGAATGGGATTCCAAAAACTGCAGTAGGAAAGATATTAAGAAAGGATTTGATTAAACTTTCAACATCAAAGCTCTGA